One Aquarana catesbeiana isolate 2022-GZ linkage group LG04, ASM4218655v1, whole genome shotgun sequence genomic region harbors:
- the MPV17 gene encoding mitochondrial inner membrane protein Mpv17 isoform X1: MTSLPVLAAAGRYGRAVARVPEVTGRSPLEGTDHHCRVPDGGGRCHLPAAGGAERSAGSQCGEDAEDDGGWTLLRGKNNTSWLNISLWTPSLPDIVGPVVGSWYNILDRLVPGSTKSVALKKMLLDQGGFAPCFLGCFLTIVSTLNGLSKEEIWAKLKRDYKDALITNYYIWPAVQIANFYFIPLYHRLAVVQCVAIVWNSYLSWKANKA, encoded by the exons atgacatcacttcctgtgttggCAGCTGCTGG GCGGTATGGCCGGGCTGTGGCGCGGGTACCAGAGGTTACTGGCCGCTCACCCCTGGAAGGTACAGATCATCACTGCAG GGTCCCTGATGGGGGTGGGAGATGTCATCTCCCAGCAGCTGGTGGAGCGGAGAGGAGTGCAGGGTCACAGTGTGGAGAGGACGCTGAAGATGATGGGGGTTGGACTCTGCTTCGTGGTAAGAACAACACGTCATGGCTGAATATTTCCCTCTGGACTCCATCATTACCTGACATTGTG GGCCCCGTGGTTGGTAGTTGGTATAATATCTTGGACCGTCTGGTTCCTGGGAGCACCAAGTCTGTAGCCTTAAAGAAGATGCTGCTGGACCAG GGGGGATTCGCCCCTTGCTTCCTTGGATGTTTCCTGACCATCGTCAGCACACTGAATGGACTGTCTAAGGAGGAGATCTGGGCCAAGCTGAAACGG GATTATAAGGACGCCTTAATCACAAACTACTAT ATTTGGCCCGCAGTACAAATTGCCAATTTCTACTTCATCCCTCTATATCACAG GCTGGCTGTGGTCCAATGCGTTGCTATCGTCTGGAACTCCTACCTCTCCTGGAAAGCCAACAAGGCCTGA
- the MPV17 gene encoding mitochondrial inner membrane protein Mpv17 isoform X2 produces MAGLWRGYQRLLAAHPWKVQIITAGSLMGVGDVISQQLVERRGVQGHSVERTLKMMGVGLCFVGPVVGSWYNILDRLVPGSTKSVALKKMLLDQGGFAPCFLGCFLTIVSTLNGLSKEEIWAKLKRDYKDALITNYYIWPAVQIANFYFIPLYHRLAVVQCVAIVWNSYLSWKANKA; encoded by the exons ATGGCCGGGCTGTGGCGCGGGTACCAGAGGTTACTGGCCGCTCACCCCTGGAAGGTACAGATCATCACTGCAG GGTCCCTGATGGGGGTGGGAGATGTCATCTCCCAGCAGCTGGTGGAGCGGAGAGGAGTGCAGGGTCACAGTGTGGAGAGGACGCTGAAGATGATGGGGGTTGGACTCTGCTTCGTG GGCCCCGTGGTTGGTAGTTGGTATAATATCTTGGACCGTCTGGTTCCTGGGAGCACCAAGTCTGTAGCCTTAAAGAAGATGCTGCTGGACCAG GGGGGATTCGCCCCTTGCTTCCTTGGATGTTTCCTGACCATCGTCAGCACACTGAATGGACTGTCTAAGGAGGAGATCTGGGCCAAGCTGAAACGG GATTATAAGGACGCCTTAATCACAAACTACTAT ATTTGGCCCGCAGTACAAATTGCCAATTTCTACTTCATCCCTCTATATCACAG GCTGGCTGTGGTCCAATGCGTTGCTATCGTCTGGAACTCCTACCTCTCCTGGAAAGCCAACAAGGCCTGA